aaataaaaacctATATTTCAAATATGTAATACAAACTCGccattgataaaaaaaaccaacaataaCACGCcatattgatttattgattaGATTATAATAGCGAGGAGATATATGATGCGCACCATCGCACTGTTTAGCACTGGAAAGAGTTCTAATGAGAAGGAAGAGACTTTTGAGATCCGATGCATGGTGCACATTGAAGGCAGACATGAGAGATAGTTGTCTGTGTCATGTGTGATGGTGTCCACTATTAGCTTAGTTAACACTTAAACTTGTGTAATTGTTTATTCTTATCAGTGAATGCTTGTcttagatttattacaatatttactaAGTGTGTGTGCTTTGTGATAGCGACtagatgtgtgtatgtgtgtgggtgAGTGTTTGTTATACAATTAAGAAAAttctaatggaaaaaaaaaggacgtaTCGGATCATTTTTGATACTCTCTTATTTTCTTAAAtgcatgtgtatatatatatatttagaattgACTCCAGTCAAGACGGGTATTTTAGCTAGTAAAGTCTAAAATTATCATTCAACTTACCCGTTACAAAAGGCTCCAGAGTAATTTTGCAAAAGTCGCCATCAGCTGAACATGGGCATTTTGCCTTCTCAGACCCATGCACTGGACTATAGCACACTTGAGAAGACAATACAAAGTTaattatgtttctttctttttcaccAGATGTtaggttgtatttttttaagtagaTGTTTGTTTCATGTATAACTAGATgtcggttgttttttttcacaagatgttagtttttttttgtaactacaTGTTAGGTTAATATCAGGGGCGGTAGTCTATATGGGCATTCAGGCAAATGTCCTTTGGGCCGGTAACCAAATGTGCTGGAAGGGACTAAGTGACACGTATGAAATTGTTTCAAAAAATGTATAACATTCTCTAATAAACGTGACCCTTTgaaagtcattttaaaaaaatcttatacagtgtattactaatttaatcttGACACATTATCCGgcataatgtaatagcctacatccgtagacattGCTACTTGcaggcttcatctttttaggaTATTCAAAGTTAgagattaaaaagcaacatatggactatgtatttcttttaaagatatagAGTCCATTACATGCATGTTACAGTTACATTACTTAATATCAGatacattataaaatttaaCTTGATATTGAGGACAAGTATACAATTTTGGGCTGGATTATATGCAAATGTCCGGGCCGATTtggacacccagtccgcccatggttaatattaaatgtaatggaaagtttatttttttttagaaagcatTCAGTTTTTAAGGAAAATTTCTCTTCTGATGATCAATGTGGAATTTCCATATACAACACGCTTTACATGTAATCGTACAGGAGCAAAAATATTTACTCACATTGATTGGTATCAGCTGCTGCTCGGCAGTAGCCTTCTTTTAAGGGTGTCGAATCAATGGTATTGTCCAATTTGTTGTTGTAGCCATTGCTAGAGATGTAGCTTGGTCCATTGGTGTTACCTCCAGGACACGTTGTGGCGAATGTGGGTTCCAATGCCTGGGAGCAGCAAGGAGCAGAAATCGGACAATGGTCGCTGTTGAAGCATTTCTTTAAGCGAGCGCATAATGCTGCAATAGAGATATGTCACTGCTCACCCAGATAGTGTCTCACAAGTATAAaagtctggtaaaaaagttttattagcTTTGAAGGCATGTAAAAGTCAATTGTTGGAGATTTTCAAAAATAGTTACACAAAATAATCGCCCTTTATATTTGTTAGTTTACATTCTTTAGTAATAAAAAACCGAGTCACGTCATAAAAATGTCAAGGTGAAGgttcttttaattaataaataaccaACAGAAGGTGTTTTTATTTCGAGAAACAACAGTACCAAAAGTAGTAATATAGCCCGGGGAGTTATAAATGAAGTTCTGGTTCTTTTTTGTCTATAAAAGAAGCTAATTTTAGATGATACAAATAGGACTGCCAATGAAATCACAAATTTGTCATGCTAGATCTATCTTAGTGAATCTATCATTGAAATTAAGTTATATCGTATATTAATAATGTGTGTTTACTCTTTTGATCATTTCAACTtggaaaattaaaatgttttatttcgtaAAGACGGATTATGTTAAATCTTTACCGAAGCAAAATTATGTCAAAGTTTGAGAAATTTCGGTAACTGGATAGAATTCTGAAAATGTTAAGCCGTATTAATCAACAATATCAATTGCGACATAAagtagcattaaaaataaagacaaatcGATGCGGAGAAATATGGGACCAATTTGAGGTCCTTCTGAATGCTAAATTTCATTTACATATTCAGATTGGCAGAACTGTAGGCGCATTTATGTGTAGTGTGTAATCCATGACATACCTATTAGAGATAGAGAACTGGAAGTATTTCTGACAGCACGCAGATTTTACGacttcaaacaaaaacaaaatcacctTCTGATTCACGATTTGAACATTTTAGCATCAGaaaggagatacaagacactgatcacaaaggagatacaagacactgatcacaaaggagatacaagacactgatcacaaaggagatacaagacactgatcacaaaggagatacaagacactgatcacaaaggagatacaagacactgatcacaaaggagatacaagacactgatcacaaaggagatacaagacactgatcacaaaggagatacaagacactgatcacaaaggagatacaagacactgatcacaaaggagatacaagacactgatcacaaaggagatacaagacactgatcacaaaggagatacaagacactgatcacaaaggagatacaagacactgatcacaaaggagatacaagacactgatcacaaaggagatacaagacactgatcacaaaggagatacaagacactgatcacaaaggagatacaagacactgatcacaaaggagatacaagacactgatcacaaaggagatacaagacactgatcacaaaggagatacaagacactgatcacaaaggagatacaagacactgatcacaaaggagatacaagacactgatcacAAAGGAGATACATGACACTGATCACaaaggagatacaagacactgatcacaaaggagatacaagacactgatcacAAAGGAGATACATGACACTGATCACaaaggagatacaagacactgatcacaaaggagatacaagacactgatcacaaaggagatacaagacactgatcacaaaggagatacaagacactgatcacaaaggagatacaagacactgatcagaaaggagatacaagacactgatcacaaaggagatacaagacactgatcacaaaggagatacaagacactgatcacaaaggagatacaagacactgatcacaaaggagatacaagacactgatcacaaaggagatacaagacactgatcacAAAAGTAAACAGTCCCAAAAACTGTTTTGTTTCCTTGGCAATTAAATCATTGAATAAAATACAAGTAGCTGATTTAAATTTCACATGTAATGTTAAACACAAACTGTGCTATACAAGTTTATATTGTGTGCATTCTTATACATTGTTAGCTGTCCTAATGTATTGttatgtgtaatgcacaatGGTAAAACTTATTTTCTCACGGAAAATGaagatcattattattattctctTTTATTACTATCAAAACTCTAGCACACTTTGAGATAGACtcgctttgttttgttttttttgttgttgttgttttttttttgcgcacACACACTAATAGAAGTTAATTGAAAGTTGATAAATTCTCATCATCTGAAAGATACATTTAGCAGGCCTGTAAGGTACGATCTTTCACTCTTGTTCAGGGCATGCACTATTCACAGTAAATCCATATCTTTTAAACATCACAGCGGCAATACTAATAACATAATGATAACACATACTTCATTAGGTTTGATGCAATTGTATCAATGTGGGCAGATAATATAAAGCTTATATGTTTATATGGctgacggttaacgaaggtgtcaagtgaccagcacaaccaccaataTACCCAACGTATGGTATTAGAATTAAATGGACTCATGTTGTtttctatattattaataaatataaatatatatatattaagaaaGACGATATCAATGATAATCAATGATAATCAATCCTATGTGAACACTAACCtgcaatatatttgtttttcattacaATAAGCATTCTGATATTTAAACATTACTTAGTCACCAATTACCTTGTCCTGAAGCAGACATTTTCAAAGCCACACAGACTGGCGCCCTGTGAGTCTCCACACAGCACTCGTTAGGACTACAATGCAGGTCATTGCAAGTACTTATTGCAGATGAGTTCCTTTGAGAGTTCTGATACTGGCTGTGAATAAGCAACacttagcgtccttgacatagTCCAGTTTATCTTCAGAAAAAAATCTCTAATAAGGATCAGAGCTTTAACTGACAATATTGATGTTCTTTTAGAAGTCAGATTGCACAGAATAGAATAAAATTTAGTAAAACAagtaaagtccccctttcagaccttgcgatatatggggcagataatgtaaaagtcatATGTTTCCGTGGACTACGGTacacaaggatgtcatgtgaccagcacgaCAACCTACCGCCCTAAAGATCCCCAAATTAgaattcccagtcttcatcaggattcgaaccaaggaaccctcagaagccaagtgctttaccactcatccagAGCGCCTCCGCACAGAACATAGGTACTGTTTATCCTTCGATAGCTAAGTCTTGACACACCGTTTAGATATGGAGGCTGATCGTAtctaaagtcaatgtttttctttagtAACCTAACTGGCAAagaggagaatatagaggagAATGGAGAGGAGAATGGagaggagaatatagaggagaatatagaggagAATGTAGCGGAGAATATAGAGACGAATGGAGAGGAGAATATAGAGACGAATGGAGAGGAGAATACAGAGGAGAATAGAGAGGAGAATGGAGAGTAGAATATAGAGGAGAATATAGAGGCGAATGGAGAGGAGACTGTAGAGTAGAATATAGAGGCGAATGGGGAGGAGAATAGAGAGGCGAATGGAGAGGAGAATAGAGAGGCGAATGGAGGGGAGAATATAGAGGCTAATGGAGAGGAGACTGTAGAGTAGAATGTAGAGGCGAATGGGGAGGAGAATAGAGAGGCGAATGGAGAGGAGAATAGAGAGGCGAATGGAGAGGAGAATAGAGAGGCGAATGGAGAGGAGAATAGAGAGGCGAATGGAGAGGAGAATAGAGAGGAGAATAGAGAGGCGAATGGagaggagaatatagaggagAATGGAGAGGCGAATGGAGAGGAGACTGTAGAGTAGAATATAGAGGCGAATGGAGAGGAGAATAGAGAGGCGAATGGAGAGGAGAATAGAGAGGAGAATATAGAGGCGAATGGAGAGGAGACTGTAGAGTAGAATATAGAGGCGAATGGAGAGGAGAATAGAGAGGAGAATTGAGAGGAGAATAGAGAGGAGAATAGAGAGGCGAATGGagaggagaatatagaggagAATGGAGAGGCGAATGGAGAGGAGACTGTAGAGTAGAATATAGAGGCGAATGGAGAGGAGAATAGAGAGGCGAATGGAGAGGAGAATAGAGAGGAGAGAGGAGAGTATATTAGGAGAATAGACATCAGTAGCTGACTCCCAGGAAAGACTGCTGGTAAACGTTTTAAAAAGCCACAATCATACAAAtaagatttaaagaaaaactatCAAAAGCCACAGACggctgaaataaaataaaaaaaaaacaacatgcgGATGTTATTTAGTTGGTTAAACATACCCGAGAAAGTTGTATTGTCCATTGCCCAGCGACACAAGAATGGAAATTATCAAACTGCACTGCAACAGAAAGACGAATATTTAATTGTGTGCGTGCTAAAGATAAAGACTTGCTAGCTTTTGAAAATCCATTATAATCATCGACTGTACAATGTTTTGTTCAAACTTGACATAACGAATCtgcatctttttgttttgaatagtaAATATGCGAACTGTTTTTTTGTATAATCGTACCCAAAGATCTATTATCTATGTggtttttcaaagaaaattaaaatattttatatgccCTGGCAGAATCTTCTAAgtcgctgaccccaaactggaTTGGCACTGCCGTTCTGATGCTTGGATGggaaactgatgtgtgggcgacatcattccgaccacagctaatgcccaggcattcgtctcatttccatgagatgatacGTAGTCacttcacgactgaaggaggccatatactTCTGCTACATTTTGACCTAGCTAATTCTTTGTGACAGGAATTGGCTCATTTTTATACAGACATTGATGTCGATTGTTGCAAGCTGTGTTTATTATTGTAAAGGTAGGGCTTATTTTAGAGTTTCACTCTACCGCACTGATCGGTATAGAATACCTCATCACTGGCATGTAACGTCAAAACCAGTGGGAACCTTAGACGAAatgctcgttgccacgtcacaggtctggcgaagagctattggtctaaacagcccacagattgtgacgttgcaggtcagtgacGAGGCCTTCTATATCGATTCGTCTCTACTCTATCATGGCCTACAGGAAGAGATGTGTGATCTTTATGTTAGTTGTTGACTGGGCTCTGAGAGACTGAGTGCGGAAATTGTCAGATTCGAAGTCTATAGAGAATTGAGAGAGTAGGAAAGTTTTTTTCAATCGTAGATAGTCTGTTGGACGGTATGGTACTTTCGTTGATGTGATGTTTTGTGTAGATACAGTTAAGTAAAGTATTTAGCTACCTATAAATCCGAGTGGTGTTTCTTTAGAGAGAATGTTAACGCTCCACTGGTAAAGGTTAAAATGTTCCTTAAGTCAAAAAACAGAACTTGGGCTTGGAGTTTCTCCCCTGTGATATGAAACCCTAAACAAAGATTTTTACGACCAGACAGGACaactcatatatatatgtataccaaATTGACAACggcaaccaaaatcctagtctacaatgcctcCATTCTGAGCACACGGTAGAGAGAGCTGGGCAACTAACTTCAAGAACatcaagaacacagattaaatagtTTCCCCTTACGCTGCCTGCGACGCATAATGcgcatctcctggagggatctTGTCTCCAGCCAGGACGTTTTGAAACGGGCCAATTGGCACAGAATCTGCGCTCTTCttacacagagaagactacgctggcccAGACATGtcctcgcatgccagatggaagaatccctataGACATActatacgctgagcttgcagaCGAAGTCAGACCTaggggccgcccaagactaacctacagagatgtctgtaagTGAGACATGAGAACAACaagcatcgaccaaagtatatgggaggagatagcccaagaccggacagcatggagacagactgtacgtgctggtacgaactttgccgagtgcaaaagaaaggaagctgcatcagtcaagagaaaaaaagaagaaagctgccctgtcaactAGCCCTAAgtcagatgcatatacatgcacacTTGGTGAAAatccgctccagaattggcttgattaccATACCAGATTCTACCCGTCTTAAGACGAAACTAAAGCTATTGATTACAAAAAAgaactctctctatatatattgtaataaacgtGGTGGTGACACATTTGGTTCCAGAAGGCcattagggaccctatataaagagcggaggtgtcgcaatcaagacggttcagaaaaggGGTTCAGAACACAGTTCAATACAGTCCGGTTGATTACAGTTCAGTGAGGTTCAGCGGTgcggttctgtacggagcattacgacggttcagtgagagtactgtcaagtacagtcaaGACTaccggcgtcttgatcttggtctgtgatcgagtgatcgagtccgacacaacgagcctagtgtgtgaagtcagtcctgaactgttgaactcAGAGCAAGCCCGAatcgagacggagaggccagtgcaagagttgatacgtcgGTACGGTGTTAACGGAGAAATATCTGTACTGcctgtgttacgtgctgccaattgtacagtattggctcagattttttcaactattaaagtgttacgttactttggagccctgagttgtcaagttctttaattTGGTGGTGTGTGgtacagtttgcagagagcctggatagtgagattcgttacaatatatatatatatatatatataaaattaaaacaattcttatggtccgacagttacgctgggcagggcacgtattcggtatgggggacgaacgtatgccaaaggcagtcttttttggtgagcttaaaggtggtcgacgtaacagaggtgccccacggaaactcttcaaagaccagcttaggcgccaacttgccttagatgacatagaagaaagcacctggttgcatgcggcctcagaacgagacagctggaggtcactcacaaaggccgcgggatacacatttgagaccaaaagaaaatccgctgccgaggacagacacagacgacgaaaagaaaatctaaatcgaccacctgcggacaatggttatgcttgtcctgggtgtggcaaaatatgtaggtaacagttggggctgcgcagccactggaaatactgcattcttcactgatcttcgaactcgaagacaagctattattattattactatttttattattattattatttaaacaattaggcaaatgaataaacaaataaatataaacgaTATGTTTCGGTGCCAGACTTTCTGACAAGAAATAGGAAAAGCCCCCACACATCTTTTGAAATCTTTTGCACGTTATCGTAAAAAATAGTAGGGATATGTTTATGGTCGGAGATACCATTGAAtagttacaattttttttttgtgtgcccAAAAAAAAACTCCACTTTGTTTTCGTCGCAAAGCAAAACTTCTACTCAAACACTCAAATCTGATGGAGAAGAAGGCATTGTTCTTTACATATGAACACAAACACGCTTAAAAAaacatagacatagatctatactaaATAGTTCCTCCTATCCGACAGTAGAAGATTTAGACACAGTTCGACTCAGTTGTATTTCTGTCAAGActatattatgttttttttttttttcaattccatCATAGtacttaaatttaaatacattattgCGTCTAGTTGAATTAAGTATTATGTTCTAATTAAAGTTCAGTTCATTACATAATTTACTTTACCTAAAAAGCACATTTTAAGTTATAACACTATATCAGTAACTTCGAAAGGATTTAATGCGCTCACTACATTACCATCAAGAAATGGGCTATCATTCTAACCTGCCTGCTCTGAAGATGTCACCACTGTAGATTGCACTTCCCTATATATGTAGAGAACATGTAGTAGATACCCTAAGGGTAATGTTGTAATCGTAAAATAATCTTTATCGGTATCTAAGCTTTATGAACGTCAttacaaaacataaaatgtAGAATGAAGTTAGTTGGGGTAccgtctgtctgtgtgtgtgcgcgtgtctgtgtgtgtgtgtggggggggggtgagtggtgaattttcttttgattcgaatttttttttttggggggggggctttatGTTGACCTTGTTGTTCTTTTCTTTGCAGGCCTACCCCCCCTTTTGTTtttcggggtgggggggggattttgtGCTGTCTGGTTTGTTCGACTTCCAGCAAGGTTCAGATTGCGAAAACTTGGTGAAAATCCGATTTGACCATCTCTTGTTTCTTGCTTGAAATAATTACAGCGGTCTTTAGCATTCACAATCACTATTTTTAAGACGAAATCTTAAtgtcttatattattataatatataattcgTATAGTagctgtattattattattattattatgttctttctctggcactgccagggtcgagtttcgttaaagagaaacaaaatttattgtagACCCTTTATCAGCATCCagtgaggaattttctggtgatgtggcaggtctgcagcagtaccgcccacTGAGGCAACGAGATCCTTCCTAGGAATATCAAGGGCTTTCAAGGTCTCTGTAAGGTTAGTggtcattatcccctcggttggtACAACAATGGGGTATAATGTCATTTTAGATAACTTACATAAACACGccatctccaagcctaggttcccatattattattattattattattcctaTCATTATTATCtgaaatttttattataattctcTAAAAAAGCCAATCAGTTGTTAGTCGCTTGTACAACACGTCACATCCAGGATGCATCTGTTTAATTACATTTGAACAATTGAGATCtacatttgtttttgaaatgCTCCCATTGAGAGATCAAACGACGAGGTTGTTGTAATCAGATCATCTGAAACATCAGACATTATCTGCCTATTCATGACAGGCATtaatacataggcctatatttatctACATTGAAGAGCgcttgaaacattaaaacaaaaataagagtGGTTACGGTTGGCTTCTTTTCTAAACATTGggcaaccgcctttactttcccaaactaaagtcaggtacacattagagttgggtgcaaTTAGAGGCGTCCtcaaaatcccgaaattccaaatcccagtcttcaccgagatttgaacacAGGACCCCGGACCCCAGATTCGGAACAATTTTAAAGGTACACATAGTCACAACTTACTTTTTAAAGGTATttatttgttgctttttttatgtaaaattttaaaacaaatctctTCAAAatgtattcatatatatatatatatatatatatatatatatatatatatatatatatatatatatatatatatatatatatatatatatatatatatatatatatatatatatatatatatattgatgaaactttgcactaatgttccttgggtgctaACTTGAACCGTGTcttatgtatagtagccctaaaataaactaaagaccttcaaaataaaagttgcccaactctatgaaagtattagtatcttataaatctaggccatgtttacatgagagaagatggaaaggatctagatctagatctaattttaagacctacactttgcacagataattttttactttgacacatgaaaattataaaacatagtctattgatttcactACTTAATAAAACTAAGCTTCTAATTTgtcttttaaaagcatttttacataaattcgttccttatatctgcgaatttagaattcctgacgtactttataatcTCATTCATCTATCGAAGTCgacatctaagtctagactctagccagtctagatctaactctaattctagatctaatttaaagaGGAAAGatctaatttatattttaacacattaacaaacaaaataaagttcatttatttcatattttaatcaaattaaccctCAAATTGTGTGTTTCTAAGCATTCTTCATgcattcgttcgctatagcttCCGTGTTGACATGCATTTTAATAGTCTCATTCATGTGTCGTGCACACCGCTATGTAAACACACTATTATTGGACAGGCTACATGAGGCTCTATATgggggatattaaatatacaaacatacaataattaataagcttctGGAGCCATTGAATTCACTCTTATAATAGTAGGTCTACATCTCTTATAAGAGTATCTAGACTCAAGATCTAAATATGTGTAGACCTACAACAAGCAAATGTtacgtttttattttaaaaaatggatttaggtcgataaactattttgatagctccattcatacaattttttaatgtttattcacgcattcgctttgttttagcattattatttcgtttaattgtttccaaaacactgTCATtgctatatcgacagtgatacgcaaattaagactagtgtgtacacatacatacatatataaataaataaatatatatatatatataatatatatatatatatatatatatatatatatatatatatatatatatatatatatatatatatatatatatatatatatatatatatatatatatatatatatatatatatatatatatatatatattgtgattaTGGCTATTTGTCTTATAGTAAATTGATGCCTGTCTGATTCCGACAGATTACTGTGCagatgtctgggtttcttgtgCGGGTGTATT
The DNA window shown above is from Biomphalaria glabrata chromosome 5, xgBioGlab47.1, whole genome shotgun sequence and carries:
- the LOC106080151 gene encoding uncharacterized protein LOC106080151, producing the protein MIAHFLMCSLIISILVSLGNGQYNFLGQYQNSQRNSSAISTCNDLHCSPNECCVETHRAPVCVALKMSASGQALCARLKKCFNSDHCPISAPCCSQALEPTFATTCPGGNTNGPSYISSNGYNNKLDNTIDSTPLKEGYCRAAADTNQLCYSPVHGSEKAKCPCSADGDFCKITLEPFVTGICI